The Sphingobacteriales bacterium nucleotide sequence CCATTGCATTTATGTAGTGGCAATTTTATTTTAATCTATTATCTTCGTAATTGTTTATAAGCATATGAAAACAAAAATATTTTTACTACCAGGATTCGGCGAAGATGCATTTGTGTTTAATGAATTAAAACCATACTTGTCTGCTTTTGAATTGATAGATGTAGAATATAGAAATGCATTAAATAAATTCATCTTTCCATTTATTACAGTAGAACGATTTGCAAAAGAACTAATAAAAGAATACAATATTCAACCAAATGATAAATTAATTGGACACTCAATGGGTGGATATTTTTCATTCCAAATTAGAGAAATACAAAACAATGAAATATGTATGATTGCCTCATTCAACGACCCAGCTAAAGTCATACATATGTTTCCAAATTTCACCAGATTTACACAATTATCAATAATCACTGGCTTAGTAAAACTACCTCAAGTCAAAAATAATTTATTAAGTAAAATCAAAGACAAACGCATACGCGAAGTACAATCACATATAGTAGATAACTTCGATAATTTTACAAATCTTCAATTGGCATTAATGGTTGAGATGAATTATGCACCAAAAATAAAATCGAACAAGCCAAATCCATTAAGAATTCATAATATCAAAGACAAGATAGTAGCACCACCAGATGAATCATATATTCAAATTGAAGGTGGACATTTTAGTCTAAACTTGGAAACAGAACGTGTTTTTAATACCATGAAAAGTTTTTTGAATATTGCATAAAATGAATACAATACATTATTCATAACTAAAATATAAAACATTAAAACAGAAATATTGATAGTCAATTCTTAAATTTGATAATGAGTAATCTTGATTTCCTTCATACACTTAAATTTCCTTATATTTTAAAACAAAATGTACTTTGGGGCGAAATGGATGCATTCGGACACATCAACAATGTAATTTACTTTAGATACTTTGAAAGTGCTAGAATAAACTTCTTTACACAAACCAATTTATGGAAAGATTTTAATAATGATGATGTAAGAATTGTAGTTGTGAAATTAGAATGCAATTATGCACATGAAATTGTATACCCAGAAGAAATTGAAATAGGAGTGGCTATCAAACAGATAGGTAACTCAAGCATGCATGTGCATCATGTAGTAAAAAGTACAGCAAAAAATATCATTTTTGCACATGGAGAAGGTGTAATTGTAAGCACAGACCCAAAAACAGGAAAATCAAAACCTTGGACAGAAGATTTAAAAAATAAACTTAATCAGTGGATATAATATGAAAGATTATTCTAGAGAATCATTAGCCTTACACGAAAAATTAGAAGGTAAAATAACAGTAGAGCTAAAAACTCCATTAGATAATAAAAATGATTTAACACTTTGCTACTCACCAGGTGTTGCAGAGCCAGTTAGACAAATTGCAAATGATGAAGAAAAAGTTTGGGATTTAACCATAAAAAGCAATACAGTAGCCATCATATCAGATGGTTCAGCTATTTTAGGTTTAGGAAATTTAGGTGCAGAAGCATCAATTCCAGTGATGGAAGGAAAAGCAATGTTATTTAAAAGATTTGCAGGCTTAAATGCATTCCCAATTTGTTTGGCAACACAAGACACAGAAGAAATAATTCGAACAATTACAAATATTGCACCTGTATTTGGTGGTATCAACTTAGAAGATATTTCATCACCACGTTGTTTCGAAATAGAAGATAGGCTACAAACATTAGGTATTCCAGTATTTCACGATGACCAACATGGAACAGCAATTGTAGCATTGGCAGCATTATTCAATGCATGTAAACTATTCAAAAAAGATTTCGGAAGTCTAAAGGTAGTTATAAATGGCGCAGGTGCAGCAGGTTTGGCAATCACAAAATTAATTTCTTGCAACGATTTAGAATCAGATGTGTGCACACCAGTACGTGAAATCATAATGTGTGATACCAAAGGAATAATACACAGTGGACGCCCAGATTTGAATGATATAAAAAGAGACGTATTAAAATATACCAATAAAAGCAAAATAAAAGGCACACTCAAAGATGCCATCAAAGATGCAGATGTTTTTATCGGCGTTAGTCAAGGTAATATTTTAAGTTCTGAAGATATTACGACTATGGCTGAAAATCCTATTATATTAGCATTAGCAAATCCAACACCAGAAATTTCTCCAGATTTGGCGTACAAAGGCGGCCCAGGTGTTGTAGGTACAGGCAGAAGCGATTTGCCCAACCAAGTGAATAATGTCTTAGCATTTCCTGGAACTTTCAAAGGAGCATTGGCAGTAAGAGCTAGAAGAATAACAAATAGAATGAAAATTGCTGCAGCATATGCCATTGCAGAATGTGTAGAAAATGTAGAAAGAGATTGTATTATTCCAAATGCTTTAGACTTTGGAGTTGCAGATAGGGTAGCAGAAGCAGTAATGAAAGCATACAAAGAAGACAAGAAAATAGACGCACCAAAGCACGAACTATAGAATAAAAGGTATTCTTTAATTTCTACTTATCAGGATATAGAGCATTAATCTGTTCTCTAAGTTCTAAAAGTGCCCAAAATGCATAAAATGTTGGTTCAATTTTACTTTTGGATTCTTTAGAGTTAGAATCTAAATTATATTCTTTAAAACCGCCATCTACTTTATTTTGACTAGATAAAAAATAAATGACTTCCTTTTGATTGTTTTTAATATCAAAATTCTTAGCATACAAACTATAAGCAAAAAAACGATATTTATCAGTTAGTGAAAATTTTGATGCATTCATTGAGTTTAATTGAGTAGTATCAGTTAGTGCATTTTCTAAAGACATATCTTCTTTCATTTTGTTATATAAAAGGTCTTTATAATATTTAGAATTGTTTATTTCATTTCCACAGTTTCTATCAAACTCAGCTAATGCATAGTAAAACTCATTTCGTATATTATTAGGATATATTAATGCTGCTTTATAAAATGTATCTAAAGATGATTCTTTTATTGCATCCGCATAATTACAAAAAATATAGAATCCATTTCTTACTTCTGTTTTGTAAACATCATTTACAAAAACCTTATTAAAATCAATTTTATTTTTTTTTGCTTCTTCTATAAATAGAATTCCTTCTTTTGTATTGCCTAGCATTGTTCCATATACTCTATCTATACCTTTGTTTAGTTTGTCGATTATTTGAGGGAACACTAAAAATGAATCAATTTTTAGATTGAAATGTTGGTTTAATCCAATAATTTGAAATGCAACTTTCTCGTTTCTTGTATTTTGTGTTGAAAATTTTATTTGATATGTTAATTTTGAAATATTTGAATCTAATTTTTGTAGAAATGCTTTTTTTCCACTCTTTGCAATTAAATTATCCAATGTGTCTGAAGTAATATGTTCAATTTTAATTGAGGATTGTTTATATTCAAATTTATCTTCTGATTTTGAAATAGATATGCTAAAGAAAATAGCGATAAGCAATAGATGTATTTTATTCATAAAAAGAATTATTTTACTAATTTAATGAATTTGTTTTAATATTAAAGTTTTTTACAAAATTTATGCCAGACTTGATTTATATATTAGATTGAAGATTATAATTATTTATATGAGCACATGAATCATTTTAGAATAAACAAGATGATTTCTTTCCATCAAATGAATTGTTTTTTTTGTATTTTTGATACTAAATATAAATGTTATAAAATAAAATTTAATTTATGAATAAAGATTGGTGGAAATGGGGCAATTCAAACGAATTTAAACATATAAATGATTATCCAAAAGCAAAAGCATACCTAGAAGATTTATGGAAAACAAACTTTAAACATGAGTATTCACCACCAAATAAATTTAGTATAGATGTAGTTTCTGAAAAAAAGAAAGAAACCATAAAAGATATTTTTGCAAGTCTAGCATCAAAAAAAATAAGTTTTAAAGAAGACGATAGATTGAAGGTTGCGCTCGGAAAAAGTTATTACGATGTAATTAGAATTGTAAAAGACAATAATATAGTTACTCCAGATGTCGTTTTAACACCAACTACACACGAGGAAATTGAATACATAATTAAGCAAGCAAATGATAATCATGTAAAGATTATTCCAATTGGTGGTGGAACAAATGTTGTAGGTGCACTTACAATGTCAGCACAACAACTAAAGTCAGATATTACATGTGCAATTAATCTTACAAATTATAATAAATTAATCCAAATTGACCACGACCACTTTACAGCCACATTTCAAGCAGGAATTTTAGGTCCAGAATTAGAGAAAATTTTAAATGAACAAGATTATACATTAGGACATTTCCCTCAATCATTTGAATATTCTACATTAGGTGGATGGATTGTAACACGAAGTGCTGGGCAAGAGTCATCTTATTATGGGAAAATCGAAGATTTAGTAGAGCAAATTAGAGTTGTAACGCCAATTGGAACACTATACTCAAATGATTACACACACGATGCATCTGGAATTAATCTATTGCAACTATTTGTGGGTAGCGAAGGTACTTTTGGTGTTGTATCTGAAGTAAAAATAAAAATAAAGAAACTTCCAAAAAATTATAGATGGGTTACTGCTTTATTTCCAAATTTTGAAACAGGAAATAAATTTTTACAGCATATTGCACAAAATGATATTAAA carries:
- a CDS encoding acyl-CoA thioesterase, with protein sequence MSNLDFLHTLKFPYILKQNVLWGEMDAFGHINNVIYFRYFESARINFFTQTNLWKDFNNDDVRIVVVKLECNYAHEIVYPEEIEIGVAIKQIGNSSMHVHHVVKSTAKNIIFAHGEGVIVSTDPKTGKSKPWTEDLKNKLNQWI
- a CDS encoding NADP-dependent malic enzyme, producing MKDYSRESLALHEKLEGKITVELKTPLDNKNDLTLCYSPGVAEPVRQIANDEEKVWDLTIKSNTVAIISDGSAILGLGNLGAEASIPVMEGKAMLFKRFAGLNAFPICLATQDTEEIIRTITNIAPVFGGINLEDISSPRCFEIEDRLQTLGIPVFHDDQHGTAIVALAALFNACKLFKKDFGSLKVVINGAGAAGLAITKLISCNDLESDVCTPVREIIMCDTKGIIHSGRPDLNDIKRDVLKYTNKSKIKGTLKDAIKDADVFIGVSQGNILSSEDITTMAENPIILALANPTPEISPDLAYKGGPGVVGTGRSDLPNQVNNVLAFPGTFKGALAVRARRITNRMKIAAAYAIAECVENVERDCIIPNALDFGVADRVAEAVMKAYKEDKKIDAPKHEL
- a CDS encoding FAD-binding oxidoreductase; translation: MNKDWWKWGNSNEFKHINDYPKAKAYLEDLWKTNFKHEYSPPNKFSIDVVSEKKKETIKDIFASLASKKISFKEDDRLKVALGKSYYDVIRIVKDNNIVTPDVVLTPTTHEEIEYIIKQANDNHVKIIPIGGGTNVVGALTMSAQQLKSDITCAINLTNYNKLIQIDHDHFTATFQAGILGPELEKILNEQDYTLGHFPQSFEYSTLGGWIVTRSAGQESSYYGKIEDLVEQIRVVTPIGTLYSNDYTHDASGINLLQLFVGSEGTFGVVSEVKIKIKKLPKNYRWVTALFPNFETGNKFLQHIAQNDIKPSVVRLSDAKETMLFSKLSNEHAEPTVFDNLKKELQKYILKWKNLDEPCVLIMRFVQHEYSVSAPIMYVKNSIEKFGGMVAPSVIGEKWAENRFKTPYLRDTFVEHGIYIDTMETLVHWKDVNKMHAALTNALKKSKAFNKEQGIFLAHISHIYANAACMYFTLLTPMHRNSEIEQWTEIKELVTNTIVQNNGSVSHHHSVGVDHKKWYLKTADPVAINVLRSIKKIIDPNGILNPGKLFT